The DNA sequence AGAAGCTTGCTGTTGTCATCGGCAAAATCGTGCACCATTTCCAAAAGCTCAACGAACCTGCGCAGTATTTAGACGTGGAGAACCTGCAGCAGGAGCTAGATCTTTTTGTTGAGCAGTTGCCTCCTCATTTCCGAATGCACGATCCCGATAAGAGCCTAGATAATGGTAAGATCATTTAGCTGTTATTTGGAACTATGCTAATATGAATAAAACAGTTCATTTTTGGTTGCCTGTTCATCGATTTATGCTGTTGACGGAAGTGCTGGTCACGACTATAATTTTGCATGTAAGCATGTGCGACGCAGATTTGCCATCCACTGTATTCACCACTCTATTATTTTTTTCTTCTAGCGCCCGTGGTTGCTACGCAAGTTATCCAGTAACCGCTATGCAGCCTCCCGAACAGCATGTTTTGAAGCCGCCAAGCTTGACTTTCAAATCAGGTTTGTTTGATTAAACTGATTCCTGATGCTGTTTTTACTGTCTGACCATCAATCCACAGACAAGATTTTCAACGAGTCCCCGACTTCAAGCTATTCACCATAACAGGACAATTTAGAATGTTCAATAGTGCCATGATTGCGGGAATAAGCGCGATCATTGACCCCAGAGGACCAGATTCGGACCAGATGAGAAAAATCTTGACTACCTTTCTGGAAGACAATCCTTGGCATGAAGTTGCGACCAAGGATGCGACTACAAGGAAAGAAGTCCAAATCGTCtgtcttttttttttttgttcGTACATCTCCCAAGGAAATTGGCTGACAGTGTCCCCAAATATAGATCCAAACTCTGTCCAGACGAGCTGCCAAGATATTTGAAGATTCATTCGGTCCGGGCGAGCCGGCAGCGCATGACAAAGATAGCGCTGCCTTACTTTTAGCCCTTCGGCAGAGCAATGATTCCTCAACACAAACCAACACGTACCCGAAGGGCGTCCAGCCAGAGGATGCCCCAACCCCGGAAGGACCAAGTTTAATGCAGCATAAGATGATGCTTCCACCTCGGGCCTGGGGTCCACCTTCTGGAGTAACATTTGCACCTGTGCACCATGGAGGAATAAATCAAAGTCCCGCCTCGACATGTAGTCATGAAGATGATCACTCACAAAAGCTGTGTGTCATGATCTTCACTTTTCCTTCATTGCTTGAGCTGACGTGATATTATTTTTAGACTTGACCACTGGATTAATGCGAATACCTCACTTGCTGTTGGGGGTCCGTCCAGTGGCGGACCTCTTCCAGTTCTCGACGCGTCTGGTATGGGttatcttcctcttcctgccATGTCAGGTGCTATGACGCCAATGGGCCTTCCAGGTGGTCCTACCCTCACGCCGAATCCGGCCTTTGCTGGTTATGGAGGTCAGCCCATCATGCAAGAAAGTGGAAATAACTTTATGGGGCATCATTCCACGGGCGAGTTCACTTATCCAAATCAATTTGGGATGCTTGCCGTGGAAGGAACTGGGACTGGCGTAGGAAGCGGGAGAGCTGGACTTGATTCCGGAGTGGAGAATAGCGACGAGTATTGGAACACTTTAATTGACGGTAGGTCGTTTTATTCATAGCATGCGTGGTGCATTTTTTGCTGATTAATACTTATCCAGGAATTCTAGGTACGACAGGCGGAATGTCGGGTCCCTCACATACCGGTGGGGCTTAAATTAGAACAACTGTATATGGTATTCCtacatatatatatatctatGCCTTTGTATTTCCTTCTTATTCCCGGGTCTCTGATTTGATATGAGATTAGATTAGATATATGTAGTGCTGGTCGAGAAGTCATAATTATAGTCTATATTGAAATGAAAAATGCAGTCACGACTTTCAGCATTGTAAGGCAATAGAATTTATCCATACATCATTGTTTAAACCCCTaatgaaaaaaagaaaaaaaacTTTTTGGTCGCGTTTTCGCTCGAATTTCTATCTTGGTTACACCTTAACCGACAATACACATTACCGAAATACCGTAAGGGGGGAATTAGTATTCAACAAAGTACCCAGAGTCTTTTCTGGCCTTTGTCATTGCTAAAAAAGGAGAATGCGGAATtagttttttttttttttggcgTTAAAACACAAACAAGATGATATTGGTAAAAACGCAACGCACCGGCAATAATTGCACTACCGACACCTGAACCATCCTCCGCATGGTGGGTGACAATCTTCTTGCCGCTTTCACCAAAAATGTCACTAAGGGCCTCATGAACTCGGTCCGCAAAGTTGGGGTATTTCTTAagtgtttttttttttgttaGTCCAGTTTTGATATATAGAAAATTGTGAAGATTCCAACTCACGTTGTACAAACTTCCATCGGCGCCGACGGCGCATCCTTCCTCGAGGTACCCCATTTTGCTGACAATGGCGGCGATACCACAAGCAGAAAGTCTAGCAGATCGAGTACCGATCAAGACAGCAAGTTTCTTAAAGAACTGACGCTCTTCAAGGGTAGTTTCAATGCCAAAGAAGTGAGTGAAAACGCCGATGACGGTCAAAAGTTCGTCGGTAACATCGCTGTGAAACGTCGATTTCagccaaaaaaaaaaaaaaaaaaggcTTATTGGAGTTGCAATTGGCACGTACGCTTCCATGAGGGATAAGAAAGCGGTGTCGAAAGCATAGGCCTTTTCGAGCTTGTAGGTGTTCTGACCCAAGAAAAGATCACCAGAGTCGATGAGCTCGCAAACGACGAGTCGGAAGAGTTCACCGAGGTAAAGGCCGGCAATCATCTTCTCAAAGGACTGTCGAATGCGTCTGTCAAAAATGAAATCCGTTCACGGGAAGATGGCTCACCTGCTCTCCTGGCTTGTTGGAAGACTCGTCTATGATGATATCGTACTTGGTTCGGGCTTAAAATCACTGTTAGCTAGCGGCTGGATatgggagaagaaaaaaaaaaaaaaaaaaccgACGAAGGTGTTGGTGGTCGAAAGAGTCGAACGCTCCCCATTCACACTGTCAAGACCCGGCCATTAATCAGCTTATCTGCCCAAGGCTTCAAATAAAGAAAAAGAGGTTGACGACTCACGTTGATGGCCATTCCCTGTTCCTTGGGTAATCCGACGTAGTCGATCTTTGGGATGCTGCCGGCGGTCTCCATGTAGGCAGCGTTGCAGCCGGTTCCAAAGATGACGGCAATCTTGGTGTGGGGGTCAACATAGTTGGAGGCGATAAGAGTACCGGTGGTGTCATTGATGAGAGCAGTGAGTTCGGCGGGGACATTCTGTCAAGCACACTCTGCATTAGCGGAATTACATACTTGAGAAGCATCAACGCACCAATCGCTTAAGACTGTCCTTGAACATGGCGGCGACATCATATCCTTCAATATTCGAGGCACCAAAGCCCTTGGTCCAACGGATAAGAACTGTTTACCGAGATTATAAGAAGCCACTCGGGCGTCAAAAAGTTATTATACTTACCACCGTGGTCAATTCGCTCTTGACTGTTTCAAAGATGAGCTGCACGATATTATTACTATAACTCAACACTCACGAGCAAGGGTATGAGAACTAAATGGGTCTGGTCAATCTTCACTTCTTTACAAAGGTGCGTTGGTTAACTTACAGTGAAACCAAGCGGGAGGATACCGTCCTTTTCAGTGCGGCCGAGGGTATCGCGGACGAAGCTGTCTAAACACTCTGCGCAAAAGTCCAAGCTGTTTTTCGTGTCAGAAAATGTAGTTGATGAAAACACACAAGGCACGTACAGAGCTTGTCCATCGTCTTGCTTCTGTTCCTCGGTCAATCGGTACTTGGTCTGAGTGACTTCAAACTTTCCACGGCCTAGAAGAGTGACGAGACAGACTCGAAGGTTGGTACCACCGAGGTCGAGAGCGAGGAAGTCTCCGACTTCGTCACCGGTGGGCCACTACGCACAATGAGGTATATCAGTAAAAATCTCAGTACACCGAGAAAGTTGCACATACGCCAAAGACATAAGTAGGAACTGAAAAGGTAACAAAGCTCAACATTTATAGATATGGACGATGTATATGACTCACGCATAGGCTAGAGGGAATCAGCTTGAAAAGTCTAATTGGAAGCATCACAAGACTTACCACAACTTGACCGTTCTTCTGCAAACCGTTATCAAGGTTTTCTTCAATGGCATGGACgatcatcctcatcctctgGGGAGTCACTGCGACGGCCTCAGATTTTTAAACTAGATCGGTGGTGACATACTGGCTTACGGGTGAAAAGGCTTTCATACTTCCTCAAAAGGTCCGCCATAGTCTCTGAAGAAAATGATCAGGCAGCTGGCTAAAAATGCGcattctccttcatcaACTCACTCTTCTCAGCATGAGGGAATTCGATATCCTCCTACAACGACATTTGGGTTAGATCCATTGCGTCTCTCGGTGCATGTGACATACATTTGTTCTGGTGTGGTACACCGTTTGAACACCTCCTGGAGTCATCACCAAGCCACTGCCTCTCCTGCTGACTCGGCCACTGCCGGTGGCGCTGGCGCTCTCGAGACCGACGGCCTGAGCAGGTATGGAGGCCTTGCGGCCGGCAGTGGAGCCAGTGTTGGTACCATTCTCCAAAACGACGGAGGCCGAGGGGGTCCTGTGGGTGGCTGTGGCGCCGGTGCTGAGGTTCTGGACGCGGCTTGCGAGCTGATCAGGGGTTTCGGACATGGCTGCAGGCTGGGGGGGGGGGTGGCGGCCATTGTGTTTGTCAGCGGGCGCGAATACGCGGGGGGGGGATACTCACGCCGATATTAAATGTTAATGAACGACGGTGGGACAAAGGAAGCGGTGTAAGCGGTGGTGGTCAGGTGCGGCTGTCTGAGAaaggggggggggggggggggaggggggaCTCACTGCAGTGGTGTACAAGAGTGGGGATCAAAGcagaaggaaaaagaagaaaacagTAGGCCCCCATTGTTGCAGACATTTCGGAGCGCAACA is a window from the Cryptococcus gattii WM276 chromosome L, complete sequence genome containing:
- a CDS encoding Hexokinase, putative (Similar to TIGR gene model, INSD accession AAW45021.1), whose translation is MSETPDQLASRVQNLSTGATATHRTPSASVVLENGTNTGSTAGRKASIPAQAVGLESASATGSGRVSRRGSGLVMTPGGVQTVYHTRTNEDIEFPHAEKKTMADLLRKYESLFTLTPQRMRMIVHAIEENLDNGLQKNGQVVPMLPTYVFGWPTGDEVGDFLALDLGGTNLRVCLVTLLGRGKFEVTQTKYRLTEEQKQDDGQALLDFCAECLDSFVRDTLGRTEKDGILPLGFTFSYPCSQERIDHGVLIRWTKGFGASNIEGYDVAAMFKDSLKRLNVPAELTALINDTTGTLIASNYVDPHTKIAVIFGTGCNAAYMETAGSIPKIDYVGLPKEQGMAINCEWGAFDSFDHQHLPRTKYDIIIDESSNKPGEQSFEKMIAGLYLGELFRLVVCELIDSGDLFLGQNTYKLEKAYAFDTAFLSLMEADVTDELLTVIGVFTHFFGIETTLEERQFFKKLAVLIGTRSARLSACGIAAIVSKMGYLEEGCAVGADGSLYNKYPNFADRVHEALSDIFGESGKKIVTHHAEDGSGVGSAIIAAMTKARKDSGYFVEY